In Streptomyces sp. Li-HN-5-11, the sequence GCGTCGGCGACACCGACGTGGCCGCGCGGCACCGTGCCGTTGGTCAGGTACGCCGCCAGGTACTTGTCCAGGCAGGCGTTCCCGCTCAGCGTGACGCCGTGGTTGCCGCCGCCCTGCTCGACGACCAGGCTTGAGCCCCGCAGCAGGTGGTGCACCGTGACACCGCCCTGGTAGGGGGTGGCCGCGTCGTTGGTCGCCTGGAACAGCAGGACCGGCGGCAGCTTGCCGTTGGCGACGTTCACCGGGCGCATCGAGGAGGTGGGCCAGAACGCGCAGGGCGCGTTGTACCAGGCGTTGTTCCATGCCATGAACGGCGCCTTCTCGTACACCGCCCAGTTGTCCTTGCGCCACTGCCGCCAGTCGCGCGGCCAGGCGGCGTCACGGCACTGGACGGAGGTGTAGATGCTGTAGCCGTTGTCGCCGGAGGCGTCGATGGCGGCGAGGCTGTTGTAGGCCGCGACCAGCGGAGCGGCGTTCTTGTCGTTCACGTAGGCCGCGAAGGCCTGGGCGAGGACGGGCCAGTAGCCGTTGTAGTAGCCGCCCGGGATGAACGTGTCCTCCAGTTCGGCGGCGCCGACCTTGCCGCCCGCGGGCTTCCTGGCGAGCGCCGCGCGCATCGCGTACCACTTGGCCTCGACCTTCGCCGGGTCGGTGCCCAGCTTGTACGTCGAGTCGTACTTGGCCACCCACGCCAGGAAGGCGAGGTGGCGGTCGTTGAAGGCGTGGTCCTGCCGGAGGTTGTCGTCGTACCAGACGCCCGTCGGGTCGACGACGGAGTCCAGCACCAGGCGGCGCACCCGCTGCGGGAAGAGCTTGGCGTACACCTGGCCGAGGTAGGTGCCGTAGGAGTAACCGAAGTAATTGATCTTCTTCGCGCCGAGGGCCTGGCGGATCGAGTCCATGTCCGTGGCGGCGTTGACGGTGTTGATGTACGGCAGCAGGCCCGCGTACTTCCTGCCGCAGGCCGCGGCGAAGGACTTCACGCGCGCGAGGTTGGCCTTCTCGATCGCGGGCGTGCCCGGCACGGAGTCGGGGCGCACCGGATTGAAGTAGCCCGGCTCGCAGTCCAGCGCCGGCTTGCTCGCGCCCACACCACGCGGGTCGAAGCCGATGACGTCGTACTGGGCGGCGAGAGCCTTGGGCAGCGAGGAGGCGACGAACCCGGCGAGTGACAGACCGCTGCCGCCGGGGCCGCCGGGGTTGACCAGCAGGGGGCCCTGGTACGTCTTCGCGGTGTGCGGAACGCGGGACAGCGCCAGTGTGATCTTCTGTCCGGACGGATGTCTGTAGTCCAGCGGCACCTTCACGGACCCGCACTGGAGCGTCGGGTGGTCCGTGGTGCCGCACTTCTTCCAGGTGACCTTGGCGGCCTGCGCGGTGACCGCGGATGGTGACGTGCTCGCGTCGGCGGGAAGGGCCGTGAACGATCCGGACACGACGACGGCGGCGCCGCACAGCACGGCAGCGCGTTTTCTCATGAATGGTCCTCCCAGGACGGAGAGGCTGCGGACCGCGGGTCTCGCGATCCTCGCCGCATCGTCCCGGAAACCACCCCTGGAAGAACGTGTTCTGACGTTTCTTGACCCAATTGGGCCGCAGGTTGCGCTCGAACGATCTCAGATGAGCGAAAGTTGGGTCGGTTCAGACATCGCGGCCGGAGTCGGCTCGGGCTGCCGGATACGCCGCGGCATCCCCGCTCCCGCCGGACCGATGCCGTACTCCCCTGCCAGGTCGTGCACCTGACGGGTGATCCGGCGCTGGTACCACTTCGGAGCGTAGGCCCCCTCGGCGTACAGCCGCTCGTAGCGGCGCACCAGGTGCGGGTGGTGCTGCCCGAGCCAGGCCGTGAACCATTCGCGGGCGCCGGGCCGCAGATGCAGCACCAGCGGCGTGACGGACGTGGCCCCGGCCGCCGCGATCGCCCGTACCGTCTCGCGCAGTTGGGCCGGGTGGTCGCTCAGGAACGGGATCACCGGCGCCATCAGCACCCCGCAGCCGATGCCGTGCTCCCCCAGGGTGCGTACGACGTCCAGGCGGCGCTCCGGCGCGGGCGTGCCCGGCTCGACCGTGCGCCACAGCTCGGGGTCGGTGAAGCCCACGGAGACGGATATCCCCACGTCGGTGACCTCGGCCGCCTGCGTCAGCAGGTCGAGGTCGCGCAGGATGAGCGTGCCCTTGGTGAGGATGGAGAAGGGGTTCGCCCGGTCGCGCAGGGCGGCCAGGATGCCCGGCATCAGCCGGTAGCGGCCCTCCGCGCGCTGGTAGCAGTCGACGTTGGTGCCCATCGCGATGTGCTCGCCCTGCCAGCGGCGCGAGGCCAGCTGGCGGCGCAGCAGCTCCGGCGCGTTCACCTTGACCACGATCTGGGTGTCGAAGCCGAGGCCCGTGTCCAGGTCCAGGTAGCTGTGCGTCTTCCTCGCGAAGCAGTACACGCACGCGTGCGTGCAGCCCCGATACGGGTTCACCGTCCACTCGAAGGGCATGCGTGAGGCGCCCGGCACCCGGTTGATGATCGAGCGGGCCCGGATCTCGTGGAAGGTGATCCCGCGGAACTCGGGCGTGTCGAAGGTGCGGGTGGTGACCGCGTCCGCGCCGAACAGCGCGGCGTCGGCCCTGACGTGGTCCGCATCCCCGGAGTCCACGGTGAGGTTCTCCCAGCGCATGACGCCTCCCTCGGTAGCACTGGCTACAGAATAGAACACATGTTCCCTTGATCGTGCGGAGGATCGTACCGGCGCCATTCCCGATCACCTGGCGCGCCGGGTTCGATCACTTGACGGGCCCCGATTTGGGGGGCCGGTGAGCGGGGTGGTTGGCTTGCACCAACCCCGAGAACGGATGTCCTGGAGGAACCCATGGCGCAGGTCGAGGCCACTACGGAGCGGGTCGTCGCGGCGGACGCGGAGAAGGTGTTCGACGCCCTCGCCGACTACAGCGGCACCCGCCCGAAACTGCTGCCCGAGCACTTCAGCGAGTACGAGGTGCGCGAGGGCGGCGACGGCGAGGGCACCCTCGTCCACTGGAAGCTGCAGGCCACCAGCAAGCGGGTGCGCGACTGCCTGCTGGAGGTCACCGAGCCCACCGACGGCGAGCTCGTCGAGAAGGACCGCAACTCCTCCATGATCACCACCTGGCGCGTCACCCCGGCCGGCGAGGGGAAGTCCCGCGTCGTCGTCACCACCACCTGGCAGGGCGCCGGCGGCATCGGAGGCTTCTTCGAGAAGACGTTCGCCCCCAAGGGCCTCGGCCGGATCTACGACGCCATGCTCGCCAAGCTCGCCGCCGAGGTCGAGGAGTAGGTCCGGAGCGGATCCGCCGGCGGATCGGAAGAGACCCGCGAGAGCAACTCCTCGCGGGGTCGCCTTCGTTGGACCTCACCGGTTCGGGTGGATCTCCCCGCGAACCGGTGGTCCGCCGTAACTCGTCGTGCTTGCCGGCGTTGTCGCCGTACGCGGGAACGGTGTGGCAGGTGCGACGAGGGAGCGGTACGTGGGCGGGATCACCTTGGTCAAGGACGAGCCGGTCGTGGCGCGCCCGGAGATCCCCACCGCGCCCACGGCCCGCGCCGGCCACCTCGGCCCCCGCAGGGTACGGCTGGTCTTCTTCGGGCTGATGCTCGCGCTGCTCCTCGCCGCCCTGGACCAGATGATCGTCGCGACCGCGCTCCCGAAGATCGTCGGGGAGCTGCACGGCCTGGACAGG encodes:
- a CDS encoding alpha/beta hydrolase, with amino-acid sequence MRKRAAVLCGAAVVVSGSFTALPADASTSPSAVTAQAAKVTWKKCGTTDHPTLQCGSVKVPLDYRHPSGQKITLALSRVPHTAKTYQGPLLVNPGGPGGSGLSLAGFVASSLPKALAAQYDVIGFDPRGVGASKPALDCEPGYFNPVRPDSVPGTPAIEKANLARVKSFAAACGRKYAGLLPYINTVNAATDMDSIRQALGAKKINYFGYSYGTYLGQVYAKLFPQRVRRLVLDSVVDPTGVWYDDNLRQDHAFNDRHLAFLAWVAKYDSTYKLGTDPAKVEAKWYAMRAALARKPAGGKVGAAELEDTFIPGGYYNGYWPVLAQAFAAYVNDKNAAPLVAAYNSLAAIDASGDNGYSIYTSVQCRDAAWPRDWRQWRKDNWAVYEKAPFMAWNNAWYNAPCAFWPTSSMRPVNVANGKLPPVLLFQATNDAATPYQGGVTVHHLLRGSSLVVEQGGGNHGVTLSGNACLDKYLAAYLTNGTVPRGHVGVADAVCQKLPDPKPLSTKTPASAAPSGSGVARGTALHHLVGFRG
- a CDS encoding Rv2578c family radical SAM protein, with amino-acid sequence MRWENLTVDSGDADHVRADAALFGADAVTTRTFDTPEFRGITFHEIRARSIINRVPGASRMPFEWTVNPYRGCTHACVYCFARKTHSYLDLDTGLGFDTQIVVKVNAPELLRRQLASRRWQGEHIAMGTNVDCYQRAEGRYRLMPGILAALRDRANPFSILTKGTLILRDLDLLTQAAEVTDVGISVSVGFTDPELWRTVEPGTPAPERRLDVVRTLGEHGIGCGVLMAPVIPFLSDHPAQLRETVRAIAAAGATSVTPLVLHLRPGAREWFTAWLGQHHPHLVRRYERLYAEGAYAPKWYQRRITRQVHDLAGEYGIGPAGAGMPRRIRQPEPTPAAMSEPTQLSLI
- a CDS encoding SRPBCC family protein; the protein is MAQVEATTERVVAADAEKVFDALADYSGTRPKLLPEHFSEYEVREGGDGEGTLVHWKLQATSKRVRDCLLEVTEPTDGELVEKDRNSSMITTWRVTPAGEGKSRVVVTTTWQGAGGIGGFFEKTFAPKGLGRIYDAMLAKLAAEVEE